From Topomyia yanbarensis strain Yona2022 chromosome 1, ASM3024719v1, whole genome shotgun sequence, one genomic window encodes:
- the LOC131676821 gene encoding uncharacterized protein LOC131676821 isoform X1 translates to MNVQRADDHGFCVHIGNLRKETSEAELRALLIECTGIVSCSFRLENCTYCPTKVAIVKFASRMEQLNACLLNQRWLNGKQLLVCCPEWQWVFSPTSSVMVKHLNEDISEEDLFVMFKAIAAVESVQKPTYNYAYIAFVNPAAVALALKIKRHVFKGANIEIHPIRRNISMLLNTSWKWQFQSIAEKCNALGLKYDQEAETRTILFVTNIPRQAYEEDVLQYLSKFGKIVEWKMAESPFSIMTNNGYVTYANADMARSAYLHGSHYFQGVVLEIYIPVLTYGEVISTVAVLSQQTSVYLTNDEIYNAMSYCGRVTYIHRMDSTMCTIVRFESQACAQKALKITQIAGESVSLTLYEKQNYKGADLVARLATSDLHLEKEAMLRMINEAERSCRLLTVGNHKYHNPQPNSYEVQVMNYDIRADLNKFRQFFKRCGFVTQFRQISVMAHGKVALLSFETKLEARRACSMNQMMMDGKRLLIFMACEKLDIDPDRCIDITGLSMEVTDEEIYERFRSHGDIRFVYRRTHRQALVYFEEPPFPGVETIGGGQSVQKPFAKHKNLVDFAIGIGKFSIQDSVSSTSVGPNVYASNNRPLRDLITKAKGIAANVDSISSSAQRGSEAPSYNTSSLHSMPTDSQVQGLISGTNGTVTGMLPKESEVNRYDPVISFRIQNPLKNMVASQQPTVTPAMQRLMQFVDKGMANVKQYTSLPKKDKYFLIHGIVNLLNSGKEFANMQPDEKINYLNDKQKGFDFATPFCQLTHGRQLQLLSLIETDFLENIINDNLSTEKTLTSSRKVPSKNRWSQPNETNEKAKSSGSLSVMDHFRLVNGIIKQFQEVPRLINMSDVDKISFLAAGFNGFEFANIFAKLSSAEQTDLLQNIKKDLCKDGGSSDRPSSSNANVQHTSSTVVMKQKPTNTILNTQLPYYSQPPQLQSKYTTLPAPIPPTPPMRPVFNSQMPYYSQPSNPVFMPMTLEPRPLVVIRPPACFRETTSNTYPSKTQFNTKFESKRPRNILDIVTSRVSYNRSLSNSPSPSRSRSRSSSRARYRSRSRSRNRSLSKSPIRFRRRSRSPRSRSRSRSPKPRRYNRSRSKERPNVPRANTPPRWSSFMEDEIASIEQAAGEFSSVILVSNLPLNVEEEKLSEMFGTFGEIVTIRMESVTHGKFDKRMQAFIEFDTYNQAVGALDLHLTRYRRQIIRVCFANKRPKPQLELAISVSVRGVELEETSVLDTFKTCGDISNMWSKRARSITYYLVIFRQWKSIAPALRINSLINGKACEAVKLT, encoded by the exons ATGAATG TTCAACGGGCAGACGATCACGGTTTTTGCGTACACATTGGAAATCTTCGAAAAGAGACCTCGGAAGCGGAGTTACGCGCCTTGCTGATAGAATGTACCGGAATTGTCTCTTGTAGCTTTCGGCTAGAGAATTGCACATACTGCCCGACTAAAGTAGCCATCGTTAAATTTGCTAGTCGGATGGAGCAGTTAAATGCGTGTTTGCTAAATCAGAGATGGTTAAACGGCAAACAATTACTAGTTTGTTGTCCGGAATGGCAATGGGTATTCTCGCCAACTTCAAGCGTGATGGTTAAACACTTAAATGAGG acATATCCGAGGAAGATCTCTTCGTAATGTTCAAAGCTATCGCAGCAGTCGAGAGTGTTCAGAAACCCACCTACAACTATGCATATATTGCGTTTGTCAATCCGGCGGCAGTTGCATTAGcactaaaaattaaaagacaCGTTTTCAAAGGCGCCAATATTGAGATACATCCCATTAGAAGAAATATTTCCATGCTTCTCAATACATCATGGAAGTGGCAGTTTCAGAGCATTGCGGAGAAGTGTAACG CCCTGGGATTAAAATACGACCAGGAAGCAGAAACAAGAACTATAT TGTTTGTTACAAATATTCCGCGTCAGGCATATGAGGAAGACGTTTTACAGTACCTTAGCAAATTTGGTAAAATTGTCGAGTGGAAAATGGCTGAATCACCGTTTTCCATAATGACGAACAACGGATATGTGACCTACGCAAATGCAGATATGGCCCGTAGTGCATATTTGCATGGTTCTCATTATTTTCAAGGTGTAGTACTTGAGATATACATTCCGGTTCTTACCTACGGCGAAGTGATATCTACCGTGGCGGTTCTGTCCCAGCAAACCAGTGTTT atCTCACCAACGACGAAATATATAATGCAATGAGCTATTGTGGTCGCGTTACCTACATTCATCGTATGGATTCGACGATGTGCACAATTGTGCGATTCGAATCGCAGGCATGTGCACAAAAAGCACTCAAAATTACACAGATTGCAGGGGAGAGCGTAAGCCTGACTTTGTATGAGAAAC AAAACTACAAAGGCGCTGATCTCGTCGCCCGCCTTGCGACGAGTGATTTACACCTTGAAAAAGAAGCAATGCTACGCATGATAAATGAGGCGGAAAGGAGCTGTCGGCTTCTGACAGTTGGAAATCATAAATACCATAATCCACAGCCAAATAGTTACGAAG TTCAAGTTATGAATTATGACATTAGAGCGGATTTAAACAAATTTCGACAATTCTTCAAACGGTGTGGTTTCGTTACACAATTTCGCCAAATTTCAGTGATGGCACATGGGAAAGTAGCATTGCTAAGCTTCGAAACAAAACTAGAAGCCAGACGGGCGTGTAGTATGAATCAGATGATGATGGACGGAAAACGATTGCTCATTTTCATGGCTTGTGAAAAATTGGATATTGATCCTGATCGGTGCATTGACATTACGGGGTTGTCAATGGAGGTCACGGATGAAGAGATATACGAGCGCTTCCGCAGTCATGGCGACATAAGATTTGTGTACAGAAGGACCCACAGACAAGCACTTGTCTATTTTGAAGAGCCTCCTTTTCCGGGTGTGGAAACAATTGGCGGCGGACAAAGTGTACAAAAACCATTtgcaaaacataaaaatctgGTTGATTTTGCAATCGGAATCGGCAAATTTTCGATACAAGATAGCGTATCTTCAACTTCGGTAGGACCAAATGTTTACGCATCGAATAATCGACCTTTACGTGATTTAATAACGAAAGCCAAAGGTATAGCGGCAAATGTGGACAGCATTAGTTCTTCAGCTCAGCGCGGGTCAGAGGCTCCATCTTATAATACTTCATCCCTTCACTCCATGCCTACAGACTCCCAAGTTCAGGGTTTAATATCTGGGACAAATGGTACTGTAACAGGGATGCTTCCGAAAGAGTCGGAAGTAAACCGCTACGATCCGGTGATAAGCTTCCGTATTCAAAATCCTTTGAAAAATATGGTAGCATCTCAACAACCAACAGTGACACCCGCAATGCAACGCCTAATGCAATTTGTAGATAAAGGTATGGCGAATGTTAAACAATACACTTCGTTGCCGAAAAAAGATAAGTATTTTCTTATCCATGGCATTGTAAACCTGTTGAACAGTGGTAAAGAATTTGCTAATATGCAACCGGATGAAAAGATCAACTATTTAAATGATAAACAGAAAGGATTCGATTTTGCAACTCCTTTCTGTCAACTTACGCACGGTAGACAATTACAGCTTTTGTCGCTTATCGAAACagattttcttgaaaatatCATTAACGATAATTTATCTACTGAGAAAACTTTAACTAGTTCGAGGAAAGTACCCAGTAAAAACAGGTGGTCGCAACCTAACGAAACAAATGAGAAAGCTAAGAGCAGCGGTTCCCTGTCTGTTATGGATCACTTTCGGTTGGTCAACGGaattattaaacaatttcaggAAGTGCCAAGATTAATCAACATGAGTGACGTCGATAAGATCAGTTTTCTAGCCGCTGGATTTAATGGATTCGAATTCGcaaatatttttgcgaaattaTCAAGTGCCGAACAGACAGATCTgctacaaaatattaaaaaagacCTTTGTAAGGATGGTGGCTCATCAGACCGACCATCATCTTCCAATGCCAACGTACAGCACACATCATCTACCGTAGTCATGAAACAAAAGCCAACGAATACCATCTTGAATACCCAGTTGCCCTATTACTCACAGCCGCCACAATTGCAATCAAAGTATACAACATTGCCTGCTCCAATACCTCCAACTCCTCCAATGAGGCCAGTTTTTAACTCTCAAATGCCTTACTACTCCCAACCATCAAATCCAGTATTCATGCCCATGACGCTTGAGCCGCGTCCACTCGTCGTAATCAGACCACCTGCCTGCTTCAGGGAGACGACTAGTAATACATATCCCAGCAAAACTCAATTTAACACGAAGTTCGAAAGCAAACGTCCCCGCAATATTCTAGATATTGTCACCAGCAGAGTTAGTTATAATCGATCTCTATCCAACTCTCCTTCACCCTCCAGAAGTCGTTCCCGCTCCAGCAGTCGTGCCCGATACAGAAGCCGCTCCCGTTCCAGAAATCGTTCTCTCTCTAAAAGTCCTATACGCTTCAGAAGACGATCACGCTCGCCACGAAGTAGATCTCGATCACGGTCACCCAAACCACGGCGGTACAATCGCTCTCGATCCAAAGAGCGTCCGAATGTACCCCGCGCGAATACACCTCCCCGGTGGAGTTCATTTATGGAGGATGAGATTGCCTCAATTGAACAAGCTGCAGGTGAATTCTCCAGTGTTA TTCTTGTCTCCAATCTGCCTCTGAATGTCGAAGAGGAAAAACTGTCAGAAATGTTCGGCACTTTCGGGGAAATCGTAACAATTCGGATGGAATCCGTTACCCATGGAAAATTTGACAAACGAATGCAAGCTTTTATCGAGTTCGATACATACAATCAGGCCGTCGGAGCACTCGACTTGCACCTGACTCGATACCGTCGCCAGATAATACGTGTATGCTTTGCTAATAAACGACCAAAGCCACAGCTGGAATTAGCTATTTCGGTTTCGGTCAGAGGAGTCG aacTTGAAGAGACTTCCGTTCTCGATACTTTCAAAACATGTGGCGACATATCAAATATGTGGTCGAAGCGTGCTAGAAGCATAACATACTATTTAGTAATTTTCAGGCAATGGAAATCCATTGCTCCTGCTTTGAGAATAAACAGCCTCATCAACGGAAAGGCGTGTGAAGCAGTAAAACTTACCTGA
- the LOC131676821 gene encoding uncharacterized protein LOC131676821 isoform X2, translated as MNVQRADDHGFCVHIGNLRKETSEAELRALLIECTGIVSCSFRLENCTYCPTKVAIVKFASRMEQLNACLLNQRWLNGKQLLVCCPEWQWVFSPTSSVMVKHLNEDISEEDLFVMFKAIAAVESVQKPTYNYAYIAFVNPAAVALALKIKRHVFKGANIEIHPIRRNISMLLNTSWKWQFQSIAEKCNALGLKYDQEAETRTILFVTNIPRQAYEEDVLQYLSKFGKIVEWKMAESPFSIMTNNGYVTYANADMARSAYLHGSHYFQGVVLEIYIPVLTYGEVISTVAVLSQQTSVYLTNDEIYNAMSYCGRVTYIHRMDSTMCTIVRFESQACAQKALKITQIAGESVSLTLYEKQNYKGADLVARLATSDLHLEKEAMLRMINEAERSCRLLTVGNHKYHNPQPNSYEVQVMNYDIRADLNKFRQFFKRCGFVTQFRQISVMAHGKVALLSFETKLEARRACSMNQMMMDGKRLLIFMACEKLDIDPDRCIDITGLSMEVTDEEIYERFRSHGDIRFVYRRTHRQALVYFEEPPFPGVETIGGGQSVQKPFAKHKNLVDFAIGIGKFSIQDSVSSTSVGPNVYASNNRPLRDLITKAKGIAANVDSISSSAQRGSEAPSYNTSSLHSMPTDSQVQGLISGTNGTVTGMLPKESEVNRYDPVISFRIQNPLKNMVASQQPTVTPAMQRLMQFVDKGMANVKQYTSLPKKDKYFLIHGIVNLLNSGKEFANMQPDEKINYLNDKQKGFDFATPFCQLTHGRQLQLLSLIETDFLENIINDNLSTEKTLTSSRKVPSKNRWSQPNETNEKAKSSGSLSVMDHFRLVNGIIKQFQEVPRLINMSDVDKISFLAAGFNGFEFANIFAKLSSAEQTDLLQNIKKDLCKDGGSSDRPSSSNANVQHTSSTVVMKQKPTNTILNTQLPYYSQPPQLQSKYTTLPAPIPPTPPMRPVFNSQMPYYSQPSNPVFMPMTLEPRPLVVIRPPACFRETTSNTYPSKTQFNTKFESKRPRNILDIVTSRVSYNRSLSNSPSPSRSRSRSSSRARYRSRSRSRNRSLSKSPIRFRRRSRSPRSRSRSRSPKPRRYNRSRSKERPNVPRANTPPRWSSFMEDEIASIEQAAVLVSNLPLNVEEEKLSEMFGTFGEIVTIRMESVTHGKFDKRMQAFIEFDTYNQAVGALDLHLTRYRRQIIRVCFANKRPKPQLELAISVSVRGVELEETSVLDTFKTCGDISNMWSKRARSITYYLVIFRQWKSIAPALRINSLINGKACEAVKLT; from the exons ATGAATG TTCAACGGGCAGACGATCACGGTTTTTGCGTACACATTGGAAATCTTCGAAAAGAGACCTCGGAAGCGGAGTTACGCGCCTTGCTGATAGAATGTACCGGAATTGTCTCTTGTAGCTTTCGGCTAGAGAATTGCACATACTGCCCGACTAAAGTAGCCATCGTTAAATTTGCTAGTCGGATGGAGCAGTTAAATGCGTGTTTGCTAAATCAGAGATGGTTAAACGGCAAACAATTACTAGTTTGTTGTCCGGAATGGCAATGGGTATTCTCGCCAACTTCAAGCGTGATGGTTAAACACTTAAATGAGG acATATCCGAGGAAGATCTCTTCGTAATGTTCAAAGCTATCGCAGCAGTCGAGAGTGTTCAGAAACCCACCTACAACTATGCATATATTGCGTTTGTCAATCCGGCGGCAGTTGCATTAGcactaaaaattaaaagacaCGTTTTCAAAGGCGCCAATATTGAGATACATCCCATTAGAAGAAATATTTCCATGCTTCTCAATACATCATGGAAGTGGCAGTTTCAGAGCATTGCGGAGAAGTGTAACG CCCTGGGATTAAAATACGACCAGGAAGCAGAAACAAGAACTATAT TGTTTGTTACAAATATTCCGCGTCAGGCATATGAGGAAGACGTTTTACAGTACCTTAGCAAATTTGGTAAAATTGTCGAGTGGAAAATGGCTGAATCACCGTTTTCCATAATGACGAACAACGGATATGTGACCTACGCAAATGCAGATATGGCCCGTAGTGCATATTTGCATGGTTCTCATTATTTTCAAGGTGTAGTACTTGAGATATACATTCCGGTTCTTACCTACGGCGAAGTGATATCTACCGTGGCGGTTCTGTCCCAGCAAACCAGTGTTT atCTCACCAACGACGAAATATATAATGCAATGAGCTATTGTGGTCGCGTTACCTACATTCATCGTATGGATTCGACGATGTGCACAATTGTGCGATTCGAATCGCAGGCATGTGCACAAAAAGCACTCAAAATTACACAGATTGCAGGGGAGAGCGTAAGCCTGACTTTGTATGAGAAAC AAAACTACAAAGGCGCTGATCTCGTCGCCCGCCTTGCGACGAGTGATTTACACCTTGAAAAAGAAGCAATGCTACGCATGATAAATGAGGCGGAAAGGAGCTGTCGGCTTCTGACAGTTGGAAATCATAAATACCATAATCCACAGCCAAATAGTTACGAAG TTCAAGTTATGAATTATGACATTAGAGCGGATTTAAACAAATTTCGACAATTCTTCAAACGGTGTGGTTTCGTTACACAATTTCGCCAAATTTCAGTGATGGCACATGGGAAAGTAGCATTGCTAAGCTTCGAAACAAAACTAGAAGCCAGACGGGCGTGTAGTATGAATCAGATGATGATGGACGGAAAACGATTGCTCATTTTCATGGCTTGTGAAAAATTGGATATTGATCCTGATCGGTGCATTGACATTACGGGGTTGTCAATGGAGGTCACGGATGAAGAGATATACGAGCGCTTCCGCAGTCATGGCGACATAAGATTTGTGTACAGAAGGACCCACAGACAAGCACTTGTCTATTTTGAAGAGCCTCCTTTTCCGGGTGTGGAAACAATTGGCGGCGGACAAAGTGTACAAAAACCATTtgcaaaacataaaaatctgGTTGATTTTGCAATCGGAATCGGCAAATTTTCGATACAAGATAGCGTATCTTCAACTTCGGTAGGACCAAATGTTTACGCATCGAATAATCGACCTTTACGTGATTTAATAACGAAAGCCAAAGGTATAGCGGCAAATGTGGACAGCATTAGTTCTTCAGCTCAGCGCGGGTCAGAGGCTCCATCTTATAATACTTCATCCCTTCACTCCATGCCTACAGACTCCCAAGTTCAGGGTTTAATATCTGGGACAAATGGTACTGTAACAGGGATGCTTCCGAAAGAGTCGGAAGTAAACCGCTACGATCCGGTGATAAGCTTCCGTATTCAAAATCCTTTGAAAAATATGGTAGCATCTCAACAACCAACAGTGACACCCGCAATGCAACGCCTAATGCAATTTGTAGATAAAGGTATGGCGAATGTTAAACAATACACTTCGTTGCCGAAAAAAGATAAGTATTTTCTTATCCATGGCATTGTAAACCTGTTGAACAGTGGTAAAGAATTTGCTAATATGCAACCGGATGAAAAGATCAACTATTTAAATGATAAACAGAAAGGATTCGATTTTGCAACTCCTTTCTGTCAACTTACGCACGGTAGACAATTACAGCTTTTGTCGCTTATCGAAACagattttcttgaaaatatCATTAACGATAATTTATCTACTGAGAAAACTTTAACTAGTTCGAGGAAAGTACCCAGTAAAAACAGGTGGTCGCAACCTAACGAAACAAATGAGAAAGCTAAGAGCAGCGGTTCCCTGTCTGTTATGGATCACTTTCGGTTGGTCAACGGaattattaaacaatttcaggAAGTGCCAAGATTAATCAACATGAGTGACGTCGATAAGATCAGTTTTCTAGCCGCTGGATTTAATGGATTCGAATTCGcaaatatttttgcgaaattaTCAAGTGCCGAACAGACAGATCTgctacaaaatattaaaaaagacCTTTGTAAGGATGGTGGCTCATCAGACCGACCATCATCTTCCAATGCCAACGTACAGCACACATCATCTACCGTAGTCATGAAACAAAAGCCAACGAATACCATCTTGAATACCCAGTTGCCCTATTACTCACAGCCGCCACAATTGCAATCAAAGTATACAACATTGCCTGCTCCAATACCTCCAACTCCTCCAATGAGGCCAGTTTTTAACTCTCAAATGCCTTACTACTCCCAACCATCAAATCCAGTATTCATGCCCATGACGCTTGAGCCGCGTCCACTCGTCGTAATCAGACCACCTGCCTGCTTCAGGGAGACGACTAGTAATACATATCCCAGCAAAACTCAATTTAACACGAAGTTCGAAAGCAAACGTCCCCGCAATATTCTAGATATTGTCACCAGCAGAGTTAGTTATAATCGATCTCTATCCAACTCTCCTTCACCCTCCAGAAGTCGTTCCCGCTCCAGCAGTCGTGCCCGATACAGAAGCCGCTCCCGTTCCAGAAATCGTTCTCTCTCTAAAAGTCCTATACGCTTCAGAAGACGATCACGCTCGCCACGAAGTAGATCTCGATCACGGTCACCCAAACCACGGCGGTACAATCGCTCTCGATCCAAAGAGCGTCCGAATGTACCCCGCGCGAATACACCTCCCCGGTGGAGTTCATTTATGGAGGATGAGATTGCCTCAATTGAACAAGCTGCAG TTCTTGTCTCCAATCTGCCTCTGAATGTCGAAGAGGAAAAACTGTCAGAAATGTTCGGCACTTTCGGGGAAATCGTAACAATTCGGATGGAATCCGTTACCCATGGAAAATTTGACAAACGAATGCAAGCTTTTATCGAGTTCGATACATACAATCAGGCCGTCGGAGCACTCGACTTGCACCTGACTCGATACCGTCGCCAGATAATACGTGTATGCTTTGCTAATAAACGACCAAAGCCACAGCTGGAATTAGCTATTTCGGTTTCGGTCAGAGGAGTCG aacTTGAAGAGACTTCCGTTCTCGATACTTTCAAAACATGTGGCGACATATCAAATATGTGGTCGAAGCGTGCTAGAAGCATAACATACTATTTAGTAATTTTCAGGCAATGGAAATCCATTGCTCCTGCTTTGAGAATAAACAGCCTCATCAACGGAAAGGCGTGTGAAGCAGTAAAACTTACCTGA